From a single Deltaproteobacteria bacterium genomic region:
- a CDS encoding DUF1345 domain-containing protein, whose product MSEARYQDFPTFPALDPRRAMTRLGYSLAAGLAVYVALWPFKWPVRLVASWDVLSLVETLLGWWIIVESDPDETRRLSWAENPGRGVLGPLVLGASFINLFAAMWLLRHAKTLGLPHNVEVALVVLCLIAVVCSWFLTHTTFGGHYLHLYFEHDEGLEFPGKHPPSAWDFAYFAFTLGMCFQVSDVSISSPTIRKAVLIHALMSFAYNTAILALAINLIVGLLT is encoded by the coding sequence ATGAGCGAAGCGCGATACCAAGACTTCCCCACGTTCCCCGCGCTCGATCCGCGCCGGGCGATGACGCGCCTGGGCTACTCGCTCGCGGCGGGGCTCGCGGTCTACGTGGCGCTGTGGCCGTTCAAGTGGCCGGTGCGGCTCGTCGCCAGCTGGGATGTGCTCAGCCTGGTGGAGACGCTGCTCGGCTGGTGGATCATCGTCGAGAGCGACCCGGACGAGACGCGGCGCCTCTCCTGGGCCGAGAACCCCGGGCGCGGCGTGCTCGGCCCGCTGGTGCTGGGCGCGAGCTTCATCAACCTCTTCGCGGCCATGTGGCTGCTGCGGCACGCGAAGACGCTGGGGCTGCCGCACAACGTCGAGGTGGCGCTGGTGGTGCTGTGCTTGATCGCCGTCGTCTGCTCGTGGTTCCTCACGCACACCACGTTCGGCGGGCACTACCTGCACCTCTACTTCGAGCACGACGAGGGCCTCGAGTTCCCCGGCAAGCACCCGCCCTCGGCGTGGGACTTCGCCTACTTCGCGTTCACGCTGGGGATGTGCTTCCAGGTCTCGGACGTGTCCATCTCGAGCCCCACGATTCGCAAGGCGGTGCTGATTCACGCGCTGATGTCGTTTGCGTACAACACGGCGATCCTGGCGCTGGCGATCAACTTGATCGTCGGGCTGCTGACGTAG